The Apium graveolens cultivar Ventura chromosome 11, ASM990537v1, whole genome shotgun sequence genome has a window encoding:
- the LOC141697958 gene encoding uncharacterized protein LOC141697958 codes for MTDLEFFKYVYNIDEPTIKKIMESLEAMISTQTAPQVPLSPASQRKRDLALLIKARMPKKNRHVLYPRNSLSELVGADEASKLNMSQQASQTSIPDDAYSLIRRVLSEVSTAVKSLEDIDRVTRAEVIEMIEKLANVAFPDKNDLMQQASWEQYVRIGTEIIDQVMQNFENVIVEAGMPERVPGEHTGLLLETDDERDLNPDLFYFPMYE; via the exons ATGACTGATCTGGAATTTTTTAAGTATGTCTACAACATTGACGAGCCAACAATTAAAAAGATAATG GAATCTTTAGAGGCCATGATCAGCACTCAAACAGCCCCCCAGGTACCTCTCTCTCCAGCTAGCCAAAGGAAGCGAGACTTGGCTCTCCTTATAAAAGCCAGAATGCCAAAGAAAAATCGGCACGTGTTGTATCCTCGAAATTCATTATCAGAGTTAGTAGGAGCAGACGAGGCATCTAAATTAAACATGTCTCAGCAAGCCTCTCAAACAAGCATTCCGGATGATGCATACTCCCTTATTCGAAGGGTTCTATCTGAGGTGTCCACTGCAGTAAAGTCTTTGGAGGACATCGATCGAGTGACGCGTGCTGAAGTTATTGAAATGATAGAGAAATTAGCCAATGTAGCCTTTCCAGACAAAAATGATCTGATGCAACAAGCATCATGGGAACAATATGTGCGGATTGGGACTGAGATTATTGATCAAGTGATGCAGAATTTTGAGAATGTTATCGTGGAg GCTGGTATGCCAGAAAGGGTTCCAGGGGAGCATACCGGGCTTTTACTGGAGACGGACGACGAGCGGGACCTTAACCCAGATCTATTTTATTTTCCTATGTATGAGTAG